Proteins encoded together in one Scytonema millei VB511283 window:
- a CDS encoding glycoside hydrolase 100 family protein: protein MYTEKELLSEAWTRLEASVLKFENEPIGTVAAAIDKSTQQFNYGHCFIRDFVPSAIAFLTRGQGEIVANFLRQTLKLQINDKNIDEVRAHMDGVRPGMGLMPASFEIVEEEGKQVVRADFGERAIGRVTPVDSCLWWLILLRIYQRATGDEELVQEAGFQRGIRLILNLYMLKQFDMYPTLLVPEGAFMIDRRMGVYERPLEIQALFYAALLAADELLLAKNKQDIHTEIEQRLARLKTHIREHYWLDLEKVNEIHRYENEQFGEEICNKFNIYPESLEAWAIDWVPKEGGYLAGNLGPGRMDFRFFAIGNLMSVICSLADETQSQKIMNLIGKRWIDLVGNMPMKLCFPAIEDKEWELITGCDPKNVSWSYHNGGSWPVLLWFLVAAALKVGRKSIAERGIRIAEKRWCEYKDKDRWPEYYDGRKGNLVGKKAMRYQTWTIAAYIVAKDLMENPQHLEWITF, encoded by the coding sequence ATGTATACAGAAAAGGAGCTACTGAGTGAGGCGTGGACGAGATTAGAAGCATCGGTTTTAAAGTTTGAGAATGAACCAATTGGTACAGTAGCTGCTGCAATTGATAAAAGCACCCAACAGTTCAATTACGGGCATTGCTTTATTCGCGATTTTGTGCCTTCAGCCATAGCATTTTTGACTAGAGGTCAGGGTGAAATTGTCGCCAATTTTTTACGACAAACCCTGAAGTTACAGATTAATGACAAAAATATCGATGAAGTTAGGGCGCATATGGATGGCGTAAGACCAGGTATGGGTCTAATGCCAGCAAGTTTTGAGATCGTAGAAGAAGAAGGAAAACAAGTTGTCAGAGCCGATTTTGGCGAACGGGCAATCGGTAGGGTTACACCTGTAGATTCTTGTTTGTGGTGGCTGATTTTACTACGGATTTATCAAAGAGCTACAGGCGACGAAGAGTTAGTTCAAGAAGCAGGATTTCAGCGGGGAATTAGGTTAATTCTCAATCTCTACATGCTGAAGCAATTCGATATGTACCCGACGCTGTTGGTTCCCGAAGGGGCATTTATGATTGACCGTCGCATGGGAGTATACGAGCGTCCGTTAGAAATTCAAGCGCTGTTTTATGCGGCTCTACTAGCAGCAGATGAATTGCTGTTAGCCAAAAATAAGCAGGACATTCATACAGAAATCGAGCAGCGATTGGCAAGATTGAAAACGCACATTCGCGAACATTATTGGCTCGATTTAGAAAAAGTGAATGAAATTCATCGCTACGAAAACGAGCAGTTTGGAGAAGAAATTTGTAATAAATTCAATATATATCCAGAGTCTTTGGAAGCCTGGGCGATCGATTGGGTTCCTAAAGAAGGAGGCTATCTAGCTGGAAATCTGGGACCAGGACGGATGGATTTTCGCTTCTTTGCAATTGGGAATTTGATGTCGGTGATTTGCTCGTTAGCAGATGAAACGCAATCTCAAAAGATCATGAATCTGATCGGTAAACGATGGATCGATCTAGTCGGAAATATGCCAATGAAGCTTTGTTTTCCTGCTATAGAAGACAAGGAGTGGGAATTAATTACAGGCTGCGACCCAAAAAATGTGAGTTGGTCTTATCATAATGGAGGAAGTTGGCCCGTTCTGTTATGGTTTTTAGTCGCGGCAGCTTTAAAGGTGGGGAGAAAAAGTATAGCCGAACGGGGAATTAGAATTGCCGAAAAACGTTGGTGCGAGTATAAAGATAAAGATCGTTGGCCCGAATACTACGATGGCAGAAAAGGCAATTTAGTCGGTAAAAAGGCAATGCGCTATCAAACCTGGACGATCGCCGCTTACATTGTCGCCAAAGACTTAATGGAGAACCCGCAGCATTTAGAATGGATTACGTTTTGA
- a CDS encoding NAD(P)H-quinone oxidoreductase subunit H has product MARIETRTEPMVLNMGPHHPSMHGVMRLIVTLDGEDVVDCEPVIGYLHRGMEKIAENRTNIMYVPYVSRWDYAAGMFNEAVTVNAPEKLADIPVPKRASYIRVIMLELNRIANHLLWLGPFMADVGAQTPFFYIFREREMIYDLWEAATGYRMVNNNYFRIGGVAVDLPYGWIDKCLDFCDYFMLKVDEYERLITNNPIFRRRVEGVGTVTREEAINWGLSGPMLRASGVKWDLRKVDHYECYDDFDWDVHWETAGDCFARYLVRIREMRESVKILRQAIAGLPGGPYENLEAKRMQAGPKSEWSGFDYQYISKKVAPTFKIPKGEHYVRVESGKGELGIYIIGDDNVFPWRWKIRAADFNNVQILPHILRGVKVADIVTILGSIDIIMGSVDR; this is encoded by the coding sequence ATGGCAAGGATAGAAACCAGAACAGAACCCATGGTACTCAACATGGGACCACATCACCCCTCCATGCATGGCGTGATGCGGTTGATCGTGACTCTGGATGGCGAAGATGTGGTCGATTGCGAACCCGTCATCGGCTACCTGCACCGAGGAATGGAAAAAATCGCCGAAAACCGCACCAACATCATGTACGTTCCTTACGTGAGTCGGTGGGATTATGCGGCGGGGATGTTCAACGAGGCTGTTACTGTCAACGCCCCCGAAAAATTAGCCGATATTCCCGTTCCCAAACGCGCCAGCTACATCCGCGTCATCATGCTGGAACTGAACCGGATCGCCAACCACCTACTTTGGTTGGGACCGTTTATGGCTGATGTTGGCGCTCAAACTCCTTTCTTTTACATCTTCCGCGAACGCGAGATGATCTACGACCTCTGGGAAGCGGCTACAGGCTACCGGATGGTGAATAACAACTACTTCCGCATTGGTGGTGTAGCCGTCGATTTACCTTACGGCTGGATCGATAAGTGTCTCGATTTTTGCGACTACTTCATGCTCAAAGTAGACGAATACGAGCGCCTGATCACCAACAACCCGATTTTCCGTCGTCGTGTCGAGGGTGTAGGCACGGTTACAAGAGAAGAAGCCATTAACTGGGGGCTTTCCGGTCCCATGCTGCGGGCAAGTGGCGTAAAGTGGGACTTGCGGAAAGTTGACCACTACGAATGCTACGACGACTTCGACTGGGATGTTCACTGGGAAACCGCCGGAGATTGCTTTGCGCGTTACTTAGTGCGAATTCGGGAAATGCGCGAATCGGTGAAAATTCTGCGCCAAGCCATTGCCGGACTACCAGGTGGACCCTACGAAAACCTAGAAGCCAAGCGGATGCAAGCTGGTCCAAAATCTGAATGGAGTGGTTTTGATTACCAATACATCAGTAAGAAGGTTGCCCCCACATTCAAGATTCCCAAAGGCGAACACTACGTCCGTGTCGAGAGTGGCAAAGGGGAATTAGGCATTTATATTATCGGCGATGATAATGTCTTCCCTTGGCGGTGGAAAATCCGCGCAGCTGATTTCAACAACGTGCAAATTCTGCCTCACATCCTCCGAGGCGTGAAGGTTGCTGATATCGTCACGATCCTGGGTAGTATTGACATCATCATGGGATCGGTAGACCGATAA
- a CDS encoding S-layer homology domain-containing protein, translating to MTNSPPPDPRSSRTPLGFDEFLAVVLALAALGGILFWSLSRSGRGFQIPNILPLVTAPEARSPVAVSPQPQASPEPRAELAPIPSPAPEAIAPETPVTPRRQPVAPFPAIVPVPTRPTTPASPEPSPAPQVKFQDVPADYWAYPFITALAERGIVNGFPGGYFKPTDPVTRAEYAAILQEAFNQLPGVDNQTKYIDVPDTFWGVPAINRAIQTGFLRGYPDNTFQPQQEIPKAQVLVSLASGLNLAPPAIPEQVLKELYVDADQIPNYAREKIAAATTSGLVVNYPDAKQLNPNSNATRADVAAIVYQALVKAGRLDPIQSPYIAGVQPQ from the coding sequence ATGACTAATTCCCCACCTCCCGATCCTCGGTCTTCCAGAACTCCTTTAGGATTTGATGAATTTCTTGCAGTCGTGCTGGCTTTGGCTGCGCTCGGCGGAATACTATTTTGGTCGCTATCTCGTTCGGGGCGAGGTTTTCAGATTCCCAATATCTTACCGTTGGTGACTGCCCCAGAAGCGCGATCGCCTGTGGCTGTGTCTCCCCAACCGCAAGCTAGTCCCGAACCTAGAGCGGAACTAGCGCCGATCCCCAGTCCTGCCCCAGAAGCGATCGCTCCAGAAACGCCTGTCACGCCCCGCAGACAGCCCGTAGCTCCATTTCCGGCGATCGTCCCTGTTCCCACCAGACCAACCACTCCAGCATCTCCAGAACCATCTCCAGCGCCACAAGTTAAGTTTCAAGATGTGCCTGCTGATTATTGGGCATATCCATTTATTACTGCTCTTGCCGAGCGCGGCATCGTCAACGGTTTCCCTGGCGGCTATTTCAAACCCACCGATCCGGTAACAAGAGCTGAGTATGCTGCGATTTTGCAGGAAGCCTTCAATCAATTGCCTGGTGTCGATAACCAAACTAAATATATAGATGTGCCGGATACTTTCTGGGGAGTTCCAGCGATTAATCGTGCCATTCAAACTGGGTTTTTACGGGGATATCCTGATAATACATTTCAACCCCAGCAAGAAATTCCTAAAGCTCAAGTTTTAGTGTCTCTCGCTAGTGGCTTAAACCTCGCACCACCAGCCATACCAGAGCAAGTGCTGAAGGAATTGTACGTGGATGCAGACCAAATTCCTAACTATGCCAGAGAGAAAATTGCCGCAGCGACCACATCTGGGTTAGTTGTAAATTATCCCGATGCAAAACAGCTCAATCCTAATAGCAACGCTACCCGTGCTGATGTAGCAGCCATCGTTTACCAAGCTTTGGTAAAAGCAGGACGGCTCGACCCGATTCAATCTCCTTACATCGCTGGAGTTCAACCGCAATGA
- the petH gene encoding ferredoxin--NADP reductase → MYNSNAADAAANTEAGSRVFVYEVVGLRQNETTDQMGYPIRQSGSVYMRVPYNRMNQEMRRIARMGGKIVNIQLLTVDGNGNGKAPAVAPKQEAAKAAPQEQKKAENKGKPMTQAQPKPEKAKHADVPVNIYRPNAPFIGKCLSNEELVGEGGIGTVRHLIFDLSGSDLRYLEGQSIGIIPPGTDKKGKPEKIRLYSIASTRHGDKMDDKTVSLCVRQLEYKHPETGETVYGVCSTHLCHLEAGADVKITGPVGKEMLLPEDPNANIIMLATGTGIAPFRAYLWRMFKDEEKAANPDYQFKGFAWLIFGIPQTPNILYKQELEELQAKYPDNFRLTYAISREQKNAQGGKMYIQDRVAEQAAELWKLIQQENTHTYICGLKGMEGGIDEALAAEAAKSGIKWSDYQKEMKKAGRWHVETY, encoded by the coding sequence ATGTACAATTCCAACGCCGCTGATGCAGCCGCCAACACCGAAGCTGGTAGCCGCGTCTTTGTATACGAAGTGGTGGGCTTACGTCAGAATGAAACAACTGACCAAATGGGCTACCCGATTCGTCAAAGTGGCAGCGTATATATGAGAGTGCCTTACAACCGCATGAACCAAGAAATGCGGCGGATCGCCCGTATGGGAGGCAAAATTGTCAATATTCAACTTCTGACAGTTGATGGCAACGGTAACGGCAAAGCTCCTGCTGTGGCTCCAAAACAAGAAGCAGCAAAAGCTGCACCACAAGAGCAGAAAAAAGCAGAAAATAAAGGCAAGCCCATGACTCAAGCACAGCCAAAGCCTGAGAAAGCCAAACACGCAGATGTTCCCGTCAATATCTATCGTCCCAATGCTCCTTTTATTGGTAAGTGTCTTTCCAATGAAGAATTGGTTGGCGAAGGCGGAATTGGTACTGTTCGTCACTTAATTTTCGATCTTTCCGGTAGCGATCTGCGTTACCTGGAAGGTCAAAGTATTGGTATCATCCCTCCAGGGACAGATAAAAAAGGGAAGCCGGAAAAAATTCGGCTATACTCCATTGCCTCCACCCGCCACGGTGACAAAATGGATGACAAAACCGTTTCTCTTTGCGTGCGTCAGTTAGAGTACAAGCACCCTGAAACAGGTGAAACTGTTTATGGTGTCTGCTCGACTCACCTCTGTCACTTAGAAGCAGGGGCAGACGTGAAGATCACCGGACCCGTGGGTAAGGAAATGCTACTGCCAGAAGACCCCAACGCCAACATTATCATGTTGGCAACGGGTACGGGTATTGCTCCCTTCAGAGCTTACCTGTGGCGGATGTTTAAGGATGAAGAAAAAGCAGCCAACCCCGATTATCAATTTAAGGGTTTTGCTTGGTTGATCTTCGGTATTCCTCAAACTCCCAACATCCTTTACAAACAGGAACTAGAAGAGTTACAAGCGAAGTATCCCGATAACTTCCGTCTCACTTATGCCATCAGCCGCGAGCAGAAAAACGCTCAAGGTGGCAAAATGTACATCCAAGACCGAGTAGCCGAACAAGCAGCAGAACTGTGGAAGCTGATCCAGCAAGAGAATACCCACACCTACATTTGCGGCTTGAAAGGTATGGAAGGCGGGATCGACGAGGCACTAGCAGCGGAGGCGGCTAAATCTGGTATCAAGTGGTCGGACTATCAAAAAGAGATGAAGAAAGCCGGACGCTGGCACGTTGAAACTTACTAG
- a CDS encoding CAAD domain-containing protein, with protein MESQIQQQEYTTTPEGMPASEPAGTLALPPAPQSNAQLKKLGAQVRAFLDELPEYIAKFYNENQKPITVVLLIVATIVTVKVVLAILDALNDIPLLAPTFELIGIGYSAWFVYRYLLKVETREELGQEIQAITSQVVGSKK; from the coding sequence ATGGAATCTCAGATACAGCAACAAGAATACACCACCACGCCTGAAGGAATGCCAGCTAGCGAACCCGCAGGCACTTTGGCGCTTCCTCCCGCTCCTCAGTCGAACGCGCAATTGAAAAAACTAGGCGCTCAAGTCAGAGCCTTTCTGGACGAACTACCAGAATACATTGCCAAGTTTTATAACGAAAACCAAAAGCCAATTACTGTTGTCCTCTTGATTGTGGCAACAATTGTCACTGTCAAAGTCGTTTTGGCAATCTTAGATGCTCTCAATGATATTCCTCTGCTTGCACCAACTTTTGAATTAATCGGGATCGGTTATTCTGCTTGGTTTGTCTATCGTTACCTACTCAAAGTAGAGACACGGGAAGAATTGGGGCAAGAAATTCAAGCTATTACCAGTCAAGTCGTCGGTAGTAAAAAATAG
- a CDS encoding phosphoribulokinase, producing MISKPDRVVLIGVAGDSGCGKSTFLRRLTDLFGEELVTVICLDDYHSLDRKQRKETGITALNPKANNFDLMYEQIKALKNGQAIEKPIYNHETGCIDPPEHIEPNHIIVVEGLHPLYDERVRSLLDFSVYLDISNEVKIAWKIQRDMAERGHRYEDVVAAINSRKPDFDAYIEPQREFADVVIQVLPTNLIKEDKERKVLRVRMLQKEDVHGMTPTYLFDEGSTIQWTPCGRKLTCSYPGMQMFYGSDVYYGQYVSVLEVDGQFDNLEEVAYIETHLSNTFTKYQGEMTHLLLQHREYPGSNNGTGLFQVLTGLKMRAVYESLTAKEIKMAVSAKA from the coding sequence ATGATCAGTAAGCCGGATCGCGTGGTTTTGATTGGCGTAGCCGGAGATTCCGGTTGCGGTAAATCCACGTTTTTGCGCCGTTTAACAGATTTGTTTGGAGAAGAGTTAGTCACCGTTATCTGCTTAGATGACTATCACAGCCTGGATCGCAAACAGCGCAAAGAAACAGGAATCACTGCCCTCAATCCCAAGGCAAATAATTTTGACCTAATGTACGAGCAAATCAAAGCTCTGAAAAACGGTCAAGCAATTGAAAAGCCGATTTACAACCACGAAACCGGATGCATCGACCCGCCGGAACACATCGAGCCAAATCATATTATTGTAGTTGAGGGTTTGCATCCGCTATATGACGAACGGGTGCGATCGCTACTTGATTTCAGCGTCTATCTTGACATTAGCAATGAAGTCAAAATCGCTTGGAAAATTCAACGCGACATGGCAGAACGCGGTCATCGCTATGAAGACGTGGTTGCTGCAATTAACTCTCGCAAACCCGACTTTGACGCTTACATCGAGCCGCAAAGAGAATTTGCCGATGTTGTGATTCAGGTGTTGCCAACTAACCTGATCAAAGAAGACAAAGAGCGGAAGGTATTGCGCGTGCGGATGCTACAAAAAGAAGACGTACACGGCATGACACCAACCTACCTGTTCGACGAAGGCTCTACCATTCAGTGGACACCTTGCGGACGCAAACTGACCTGTTCCTACCCAGGAATGCAAATGTTCTACGGGTCAGACGTTTACTACGGTCAATACGTCTCCGTATTAGAAGTAGACGGACAATTTGACAACCTAGAGGAAGTTGCTTACATCGAAACTCACCTGAGCAATACCTTTACCAAATACCAAGGTGAAATGACTCATTTGTTGCTCCAGCACCGCGAATATCCTGGTTCCAACAACGGAACTGGTCTATTCCAAGTCCTAACAGGCTTGAAGATGCGGGCAGTATACGAAAGCCTCACTGCCAAAGAAATCAAAATGGCAGTCTCGGCAAAAGCCTAA
- a CDS encoding class I SAM-dependent methyltransferase, whose amino-acid sequence MTDDSSLELKEAIARRIASSSQQRIAFAEFMDLALYHPTYGYYTTKAVQMGKQGDFFTSTHLGADFGELLAEQFVQMWQILGKPQPFTLVEMGAGQGFLALDLINYVEQHYPEFFAVLDYIIVEQSPALRELQQQKIPPTPLEKGGKISSTTLLEQGEAIPPTPLEKGGKISSTTPFLRGSPQAGGSIRWCSLEEIPDNSIAGCFFSNELVDALPVHQITIERGVLREVYVGQGRQGGQGNSNSSHQPLATSHSPFTEITDEISTPRLQEYFDLVGINITSSTYPDGYRSEVNLAALDWLQAVAQKLRRGYVLTIDYGYPANRYYNPVRSQGTLQCYYQHHHHNDPYINIGQQDITAHVDFTALQRWGDRCDLRTIGFTQQGLFLMALGLGDRLAALSQTTSQSLQQVLWRRDALHQLLDPMGLGGFGVLIQSRGLTEVEVAQPLMGLK is encoded by the coding sequence ATGACAGATGACTCCAGTTTAGAGTTGAAGGAGGCGATCGCGCGTCGAATCGCCTCAAGTTCTCAGCAGCGGATCGCTTTTGCTGAGTTTATGGACTTAGCACTATATCACCCTACTTACGGCTATTACACGACTAAAGCCGTCCAAATGGGCAAGCAGGGTGATTTTTTTACGTCTACTCATCTGGGTGCTGATTTTGGCGAGTTGCTAGCAGAGCAGTTCGTTCAAATGTGGCAGATTTTAGGAAAACCTCAGCCCTTTACTTTGGTCGAAATGGGGGCAGGACAAGGTTTTCTGGCTTTAGATTTAATTAATTACGTCGAGCAACATTATCCAGAGTTTTTCGCCGTACTAGACTACATCATAGTCGAGCAGTCTCCTGCTTTGCGAGAGTTACAGCAGCAGAAGATCCCCCCAACCCCCCTTGAGAAGGGGGGTAAGATTTCCTCTACAACCCTCCTTGAGCAAGGCGAGGCGATCCCCCCAACCCCCCTTGAGAAGGGGGGCAAGATTTCCTCTACAACCCCCTTTTTAAGGGGTTCTCCGCAGGCGGGGGGATCTATCCGCTGGTGCAGTCTAGAAGAAATCCCAGATAATTCGATCGCTGGCTGTTTCTTTTCCAATGAATTAGTAGACGCACTACCCGTACATCAAATTACGATCGAACGAGGTGTGCTGCGAGAGGTGTACGTTGGACAAGGAAGACAAGGGGGACAAGGAAACAGCAATTCTAGTCACCAGCCACTAGCCACTAGCCACTCTCCTTTTACAGAAATTACAGATGAGATATCTACACCCAGACTGCAAGAATATTTCGACTTGGTTGGCATCAATATAACTTCTTCTACCTATCCAGATGGATATCGCAGCGAGGTAAATTTGGCTGCTTTAGACTGGTTGCAAGCAGTAGCTCAGAAGTTGCGACGCGGATATGTATTGACAATTGATTATGGCTATCCTGCCAATCGATACTACAATCCAGTGCGATCGCAAGGGACGTTACAGTGTTACTATCAACACCACCATCACAACGATCCGTATATCAATATCGGACAACAAGATATCACCGCTCACGTTGATTTTACAGCTCTACAGCGATGGGGCGATCGCTGCGATCTCCGAACCATAGGGTTCACCCAACAAGGATTATTTTTGATGGCGTTAGGATTGGGCGATCGCCTTGCAGCACTATCTCAAACCACAAGCCAATCGCTACAGCAAGTCCTATGGCGGCGTGATGCCCTACATCAACTGCTCGATCCTATGGGTTTAGGCGGATTTGGTGTTTTGATTCAAAGCCGGGGACTCACTGAGGTAGAAGTAGCACAGCCCTTGATGGGGTTAAAGTAG
- a CDS encoding DUF1643 domain-containing protein: protein MTSSPTSCRMKMSAAIAPDGLYRYSLTRVWETDLPCIGFIMLNPSTADATKDDPTIRRCINFARNWGYGGIEVGNLFAYRATDWLVLRRVFDPVGCENDSYLMRMQQSVEKIVIAWGNYGSWQQRDKSVLGLLSQGRVLYCLGVTLQGQPRHPLYVRGGAVLIPYRESGVVGAGFMKNSCEQLEDLQLNAPVRESGEES, encoded by the coding sequence GTGACTTCTTCCCCGACTTCTTGCCGTATGAAGATGAGTGCTGCGATCGCACCCGATGGATTGTATCGTTATTCCCTAACTAGGGTTTGGGAAACCGATCTACCATGCATTGGCTTTATTATGCTCAACCCCAGTACGGCAGATGCAACCAAAGACGATCCTACGATTCGTCGCTGTATCAATTTTGCTCGTAACTGGGGATACGGAGGCATAGAAGTAGGCAATTTATTTGCTTACCGCGCCACCGATTGGTTAGTGTTGCGAAGAGTCTTCGATCCGGTTGGCTGCGAGAATGACTCTTATTTAATGCGAATGCAGCAAAGTGTCGAGAAAATTGTCATTGCTTGGGGTAACTATGGTAGTTGGCAACAAAGAGATAAATCCGTACTAGGTCTCTTGAGTCAGGGTCGAGTCTTGTATTGTCTAGGAGTCACCCTACAAGGACAGCCACGTCATCCACTCTATGTTAGAGGGGGTGCAGTCTTAATACCATATCGGGAGTCGGGAGTCGTAGGGGCGGGTTTCATGAAAAATTCCTGCGAACAACTAGAAGATCTGCAATTAAACGCGCCCGTACGGGAATCGGGGGAAGAGAGCTGA
- a CDS encoding 2-hydroxyacid dehydrogenase, which yields MKVAVFSTKSYDRTFLETANAEYKHELVFFEPRLTCETSILAKGYPVVCVFVNDQLDRKTLTCLADRGTKLIALRAAGYNNIDIIAATELGLPVVRVPAYSPYAVAEYTLGMILALNRKIYRTHYRVREGNFSLEGLMGFDLHGKTAGIVGTGKIGAIVAQILHACGCHVLAYDKYQNPDCQALGVQYVSLQELFARTDIISLHCPLTPETYHLVNSEAIALMKTGVMLINTSRGALIDAKAAIKGLKSGKIGYLGLDVYEQEGDIFFEDLSNTIVQDDVLQRLLTFPNVLITGHQAFFTKDALTSIAQTTLANISDFETGKPCPNQIKVESPQAVASNVK from the coding sequence ATGAAAGTTGCTGTATTTAGCACCAAATCCTACGATCGCACCTTTTTAGAAACTGCAAATGCCGAATACAAACACGAACTGGTATTTTTTGAACCTCGTCTGACCTGCGAAACGAGCATTTTAGCAAAAGGCTATCCAGTAGTTTGCGTCTTTGTCAACGACCAATTAGATCGTAAAACCTTGACTTGTCTAGCCGATCGCGGTACGAAGTTAATTGCTTTGCGTGCTGCCGGATATAACAACATAGATATCATCGCTGCTACTGAATTAGGTTTACCAGTCGTGCGCGTGCCAGCCTACTCACCCTATGCAGTAGCAGAATATACTCTAGGGATGATTCTTGCCCTGAATCGTAAAATTTACCGCACTCATTATCGCGTGCGCGAGGGGAATTTTTCGCTGGAAGGTTTGATGGGTTTTGACTTACACGGCAAGACAGCGGGGATCGTTGGTACTGGTAAGATTGGGGCGATCGTCGCGCAAATTCTTCATGCTTGCGGCTGTCATGTGCTAGCGTATGACAAATATCAAAACCCTGACTGTCAAGCTTTAGGCGTGCAGTATGTCTCGCTTCAGGAATTATTTGCCCGTACTGACATTATCAGCCTTCACTGTCCGCTCACACCAGAGACATACCATTTAGTTAATTCTGAAGCGATCGCCTTGATGAAAACAGGTGTAATGCTGATTAATACCAGTCGTGGAGCGTTGATCGATGCAAAAGCAGCTATTAAAGGCTTAAAATCCGGTAAAATTGGATATCTTGGTTTAGATGTCTACGAGCAAGAAGGAGATATTTTTTTTGAAGATCTCTCAAACACCATCGTGCAAGATGACGTGTTACAGAGGTTGCTGACGTTTCCCAACGTCCTGATTACTGGTCATCAAGCCTTCTTTACCAAAGATGCACTGACTAGTATTGCCCAGACTACGCTTGCTAATATTAGCGATTTTGAAACCGGAAAACCTTGTCCTAATCAAATTAAAGTAGAGTCTCCTCAAGCGGTTGCTAGCAATGTCAAGTAG
- a CDS encoding homoserine dehydrogenase, translated as MGIAHPTIVFGELSGKVVAFKVGLLGLGTVGTGTVQLLQDRAGRHSLMQELEIYRVGVRSLDKSRAVNLPDGILTTDLQAIVTDPEVEIVIEVLGGLEPARSLIMEAIAHGKHVVTANKAVIARYGNEIFDAANAAGVYVMLEAAVGGGIPVIQPLKQSLGVNRIHAITGIVNGTTNYILTRMQAEGSSFDDVLADAQKLGYAEADPTADVDGLDAGDKIAILASLAYGGRIKLPDVYCEGIRQVSQTDITYAQKLGFTIKLLAIAQRERAGLSGRSVAQQANGLNSPQRERAGLSGRSVAQQANGLNPPLLSVRVHPTLVPESHPLASIHGVYNAILVEAEPLGQVMFFGPGAGAGATASAVVSDILNVAAVLKTGHLETESASLHPLLACTHQDYCAIAPMSELVTRFYARFLTKDHPGVIGKLGTCFGSHGVSLESVVQTGIHKHLAEIVVVTHNVREGDFHQALAEIRQLEAVDSIPSILRVLEERNGEE; from the coding sequence GTGGGCATTGCCCACCCTACAATTGTTTTTGGCGAACTAAGTGGAAAAGTTGTGGCTTTTAAGGTTGGTTTACTAGGATTAGGTACGGTAGGAACGGGGACGGTTCAGCTATTGCAGGATAGGGCTGGACGACATTCTCTCATGCAGGAGTTGGAAATTTATCGAGTGGGAGTCCGATCGCTCGATAAGTCCCGTGCGGTCAACCTACCAGATGGAATATTGACTACAGATTTACAGGCGATTGTCACCGATCCAGAAGTAGAGATTGTCATTGAGGTATTGGGGGGGCTGGAGCCAGCGCGATCGCTGATTATGGAGGCGATCGCTCATGGCAAGCATGTCGTTACTGCTAACAAGGCTGTTATCGCCCGTTACGGCAATGAAATTTTTGATGCTGCTAATGCGGCTGGGGTATATGTCATGTTAGAAGCCGCCGTAGGGGGTGGTATCCCAGTCATTCAACCGCTAAAACAATCTCTAGGTGTAAATCGGATTCACGCGATTACTGGCATTGTCAACGGTACGACAAACTACATTCTGACGCGGATGCAAGCAGAAGGTAGTAGCTTTGATGACGTGTTAGCAGACGCGCAAAAACTCGGTTACGCCGAAGCCGATCCCACTGCCGATGTAGACGGTTTAGATGCTGGCGATAAGATAGCGATTCTCGCCTCCTTAGCTTACGGTGGCAGGATCAAGCTACCCGATGTTTACTGTGAAGGTATTCGTCAAGTCAGCCAAACAGATATTACTTACGCCCAGAAACTCGGTTTTACAATCAAATTACTCGCGATCGCCCAACGAGAAAGGGCGGGTTTGTCAGGCAGATCTGTGGCACAACAGGCAAATGGGTTAAACTCGCCTCAAAGAGAAAGGGCGGGTTTGTCAGGCAGATCTGTGGCACAACAGGCAAATGGGTTAAACCCGCCCCTACTGTCTGTCCGCGTCCACCCTACCCTCGTACCTGAATCGCACCCGTTAGCCAGCATTCATGGGGTCTACAACGCGATTTTGGTAGAAGCCGAACCCCTCGGACAGGTGATGTTTTTTGGTCCCGGAGCGGGGGCAGGAGCAACCGCTAGCGCCGTTGTCTCGGATATCTTAAATGTTGCTGCCGTTTTGAAAACGGGACACTTGGAGACAGAAAGCGCCTCACTCCACCCGTTACTGGCTTGCACTCATCAAGATTACTGCGCGATCGCCCCAATGTCAGAACTCGTCACCCGATTTTACGCCCGCTTCCTCACCAAAGACCATCCTGGGGTAATTGGTAAGTTGGGGACCTGTTTTGGTTCCCACGGTGTCAGCTTAGAATCTGTCGTGCAGACGGGAATTCACAAACATTTAGCTGAAATTGTTGTTGTCACCCACAACGTGCGCGAAGGCGATTTTCATCAAGCTTTAGCAGAAATTCGCCAGCTCGAAGCAGTGGATAGCATTCCTAGTATTTTGCGCGTGCTGGAAGAGAGGAATGGAGAGGAGTGA